One stretch of Halobacillus litoralis DNA includes these proteins:
- the mraY gene encoding phospho-N-acetylmuramoyl-pentapeptide-transferase produces MNEYILLITMAISFAITVVISPMIIPFLRRLKFGQAIRDEGPESHQKKSGTPTMGGVMIIVAVVITTILASFWFTPDTGNTQMFLVLFVLVGYGLLGFLDDYIKVAMKRNLGLTSKQKMLGQIVIALVVYFILRNSDFPTYISIPGTNFEVDLGWGYALLILFMLVGASNAVNLTDGLDGLLAGTAAIAFGAFAILAWTGQMNVEITIFSLAIVGALLGFLVFNAHPAKVFMGDTGSLALGGAIAIIAILTKLELILVIIGGVFVLETLSVIIQVISFKTTGKRVFKMSPLHHHYELKGWSEWRVVTTFWAVGLVFAVIGIYIEVMFG; encoded by the coding sequence ATGAACGAATACATACTACTAATCACTATGGCTATTTCATTCGCAATCACTGTTGTGATCTCGCCGATGATCATCCCTTTTTTGAGAAGGTTGAAGTTCGGTCAGGCAATTAGGGATGAGGGACCTGAATCCCATCAGAAAAAATCGGGAACCCCGACAATGGGTGGGGTGATGATCATTGTAGCGGTGGTCATCACCACCATCCTTGCATCCTTTTGGTTCACCCCGGACACTGGGAACACACAAATGTTCCTCGTATTATTTGTATTAGTCGGGTATGGGCTGCTCGGGTTCCTGGATGATTATATTAAAGTGGCAATGAAAAGGAATTTGGGCCTCACGTCAAAGCAAAAAATGCTCGGGCAGATCGTCATTGCGCTCGTCGTTTATTTTATTCTTAGAAATTCGGATTTCCCGACCTATATCAGTATTCCTGGCACAAACTTTGAAGTAGACCTTGGCTGGGGTTATGCTCTGTTGATTCTGTTTATGCTCGTCGGTGCATCCAATGCTGTGAACCTGACGGATGGGCTTGATGGTCTGCTCGCGGGTACTGCTGCTATCGCATTCGGTGCATTCGCTATTTTAGCGTGGACAGGCCAGATGAATGTAGAAATTACCATTTTCTCTCTAGCTATTGTCGGAGCCTTGCTTGGTTTCCTTGTCTTCAATGCTCATCCGGCTAAAGTCTTCATGGGAGATACAGGATCGCTTGCTTTAGGTGGAGCGATTGCCATCATTGCCATCCTGACGAAGCTTGAACTTATTCTTGTCATTATCGGCGGTGTGTTCGTCCTTGAAACCCTGTCTGTCATCATTCAGGTCATCTCTTTTAAGACGACAGGAAAACGTGTCTTCAAGATGAGTCCGCTTCATCACCATTATGAATTGAAGGGCTGGTCCGAATGGCGTGTCGTGACGACGTTCTGGGCCGTTGGACTTGTCTTTGCAGTGATCGGCATTTATATTGAGGTGATGTTCGGATGA